From Amycolatopsis sp. cg9, one genomic window encodes:
- a CDS encoding GTP-binding protein yields the protein MPALNLGILAHVDAGKTSLTERLLLAAGVIERLGRVDDGTTRTDTLALERARGITIKSAVVSFAIGETTVNLIDTPGHPDFIAEVERVLAVLDGAVLVVSAVEGVQAQTRLLARALDRLGIPALHFVNKTDRRGADPGRVRREIAAKLPPAPVFEGSALTGDGIDELRRAIVELLPKSEEDSGGPLSGTVFKVDRRNVVHVRVFSGTLRVRQRLPAGKVTAIHVFERGEAVRRDRVTAGRIAKVTGLDARIGDAIGEARMAAGRQFAPPTLETVVRTRGDRGALHAALARLADQDPLIALRVDGSELFLSLYGEVQKEVIQATLADEYGIEAEFGETTTIHVRRLTGTGGAARLIGEAPNPFLATIGLRVEPAEDGVAFGLEVEPGSMPAAFFRAVEETVRTTLARWSIPACAVTVTHSGYCARQSHSHGTFDKSMSSTAGDFRDLTPIVLREALERAGTVECEPVHRFRLDVPAAAISAVTQAVARLRGTPLQTTSDSGEARIEGDLPAAAVHELHRRLPGLTRGEGVLETVFDRYEPRT from the coding sequence TTGCCCGCACTCAACTTGGGAATCCTCGCGCACGTCGATGCCGGTAAAACCAGCCTCACCGAACGGCTGCTGCTCGCCGCCGGGGTGATCGAGCGGCTGGGGCGCGTCGACGACGGCACCACGCGGACCGACACCCTCGCGCTCGAACGCGCCCGGGGCATCACCATCAAGTCCGCCGTCGTCTCCTTCGCCATCGGCGAAACCACCGTCAACCTCATCGACACCCCCGGCCACCCGGACTTCATCGCCGAGGTCGAGCGGGTGCTGGCCGTCCTCGACGGTGCCGTGCTCGTCGTTTCCGCCGTCGAAGGCGTCCAGGCGCAGACCCGGTTGCTGGCCAGGGCGCTGGACCGGCTCGGCATCCCGGCGCTGCACTTCGTCAACAAAACCGACCGCCGCGGCGCCGATCCCGGTCGCGTGCGGCGTGAAATCGCCGCGAAACTGCCACCCGCACCGGTCTTCGAGGGGTCGGCGCTCACCGGCGACGGCATCGACGAGCTCCGGCGCGCCATCGTCGAACTGCTGCCGAAGTCCGAAGAGGACAGCGGCGGCCCGTTGTCCGGCACCGTGTTCAAAGTGGACCGGCGCAACGTCGTCCACGTCCGGGTGTTCTCGGGCACGCTGCGCGTCCGGCAGCGGCTCCCGGCCGGCAAGGTCACCGCGATCCACGTCTTCGAGCGCGGCGAAGCCGTCCGGCGCGACCGGGTCACCGCCGGCCGGATCGCGAAGGTCACCGGCCTCGACGCCCGGATCGGCGACGCGATCGGCGAAGCCCGGATGGCTGCCGGGCGGCAGTTCGCGCCGCCGACGCTCGAAACCGTCGTTCGCACCCGCGGCGACCGGGGCGCGCTCCACGCCGCGCTGGCGCGGCTCGCCGACCAGGACCCGCTCATCGCCCTGCGCGTCGACGGGTCCGAGCTCTTCCTTTCCCTGTACGGCGAAGTCCAGAAGGAGGTCATCCAGGCGACCCTCGCCGACGAGTACGGCATCGAAGCCGAGTTCGGTGAGACGACCACGATCCACGTCCGGCGGCTGACCGGCACCGGCGGCGCCGCACGGCTGATCGGCGAAGCACCGAACCCGTTCCTCGCCACCATCGGCCTCCGCGTCGAACCGGCCGAGGACGGCGTGGCGTTCGGGCTCGAAGTGGAGCCGGGGTCGATGCCCGCCGCCTTCTTCCGCGCCGTCGAGGAGACCGTGCGGACGACGCTGGCCCGCTGGTCGATCCCGGCCTGCGCCGTCACCGTGACGCACTCCGGCTACTGCGCACGGCAAAGCCATTCCCACGGCACGTTCGACAAGAGCATGTCGAGCACCGCCGGCGACTTCCGCGACCTCACGCCGATCGTGCTCCGGGAGGCGCTGGAGCGGGCCGGGACCGTCGAGTGCGAACCCGTCCACCGGTTCCGGCTCGACGTCCCAGCCGCCGCGATCAGCGCCGTCACGCAGGCCGTGGCCCGTCTGCGCGGCACCCCGCTCCAGACCACTTCGGACAGTGGGGAAGCCCGGATCGAGGGCGATCTCCCGGCCGCCGCGGTGCACGAGCTGCACCGCAGGCTCCCCGGGCTCACCCGGGGCGAGGGCGTGCTGGAGACGGTGTTCGACCGCTACGAACCTAGGACTTGA
- a CDS encoding LLM class flavin-dependent oxidoreductase, whose product MYAPSTSVGVRINREQPPAKLVELARRAEAAGLDEVWLVEDCFWAAGIATVATALAATSTIKVGIGVLPAVARNPAIAAMELAALAELHPGRLIGGFGHGVASWMRQIGAYPVSQLAALEETLVAVRRLLAGERVTMTGRHVSLDEVELVFPPSTVPPLLAGVRRPKSLAVAGAAADGTILAEPSPPEFVRTALADIKADGPHALVTYNWLALGDPDRARRTVAESLTPGARVQVEGLPFAAELLALVDSASTVDELAADLRPEWLSKLAICGELDECVTSVRALHEAGSGSVVLLPLPEEPPEQGIEDAGRVAAALRG is encoded by the coding sequence ATGTACGCACCGAGCACGTCCGTGGGGGTCCGGATCAACCGCGAGCAGCCACCGGCCAAGCTGGTCGAGCTGGCGCGGCGGGCCGAAGCCGCCGGACTCGACGAAGTCTGGCTGGTCGAGGACTGCTTCTGGGCGGCAGGCATCGCCACGGTCGCGACGGCGCTGGCGGCGACGTCGACGATCAAGGTGGGCATCGGCGTGCTCCCGGCGGTCGCCCGCAACCCGGCGATCGCGGCGATGGAGCTCGCGGCGCTGGCCGAGCTCCACCCGGGCCGCCTGATCGGCGGGTTCGGCCACGGGGTCGCGTCGTGGATGCGCCAGATCGGTGCGTACCCGGTTTCGCAGCTGGCGGCCCTGGAGGAAACGCTGGTGGCGGTCCGGCGGTTGCTGGCGGGCGAGCGGGTCACGATGACCGGGCGGCACGTTTCGCTGGACGAGGTCGAGCTGGTGTTCCCCCCGTCGACGGTCCCACCGCTGCTGGCGGGCGTCCGCCGCCCGAAGTCCCTGGCGGTCGCGGGCGCGGCGGCCGACGGCACGATCCTGGCCGAACCGTCCCCACCGGAGTTCGTCCGGACGGCACTGGCGGACATCAAGGCGGACGGTCCCCACGCGCTGGTGACGTACAACTGGCTGGCACTGGGCGACCCCGACCGGGCCCGCCGCACGGTGGCGGAATCCCTGACACCGGGCGCCCGGGTCCAGGTGGAGGGCCTGCCGTTCGCGGCGGAGCTGCTGGCGCTGGTGGACTCGGCGTCCACAGTGGACGAACTGGCAGCGGACCTGCGCCCGGAGTGGCTGAGCAAGCTGGCGATCTGCGGCGAACTGGACGAGTGCGTGACATCGGTGCGCGCCCTGCACGAGGCCGGCAGCGGATCGGTGGTGCTGCTGCCCCTGCCGGAGGAACCGCCGGAGCAGGGCATCGAGGACGCGGGCCGGGTGGCGGCGGCCCTGCGCGGCTGA
- a CDS encoding LysE family translocator, protein MPVDPHLLLAFVATTIVAMVTPGPDMLFILGCGMRGGPKAGLLATAGVATSEAVHVAVAAAGLAALFAAVPVAFAVVRIVGAVYLVYLGVQAIRHRGKMTETTGGKVDRAYLSGLLTNLLNPKMVTFTIAFLPQFIDPARGHLWLQFAVLGAILIAFEFLVDGAVGVLAGRIGGWLRRRRKAQRRIEVATGGIFIGLGVRLAVDR, encoded by the coding sequence ATGCCGGTCGATCCGCACCTCCTCCTGGCCTTCGTCGCCACCACGATCGTCGCCATGGTGACGCCCGGTCCGGACATGCTCTTCATCCTCGGCTGCGGCATGCGCGGCGGGCCGAAAGCCGGGCTGCTCGCCACCGCCGGGGTCGCCACCAGTGAGGCCGTCCACGTCGCCGTCGCCGCGGCCGGGCTGGCCGCGCTGTTCGCCGCCGTGCCCGTGGCGTTCGCCGTCGTGCGGATCGTCGGCGCCGTTTACCTCGTCTACCTCGGCGTTCAGGCCATCCGCCACCGCGGCAAGATGACCGAGACCACCGGGGGCAAAGTCGACCGCGCGTACCTGAGCGGGCTGCTCACCAACCTGCTCAACCCGAAGATGGTCACCTTCACCATCGCCTTCCTCCCGCAGTTCATCGACCCCGCCCGCGGGCACCTCTGGCTGCAGTTCGCGGTCCTCGGCGCGATCCTCATCGCGTTCGAGTTCCTCGTCGACGGCGCCGTCGGGGTCCTCGCCGGCCGCATCGGCGGGTGGCTGCGCCGGCGGCGGAAGGCCCAGCGGCGGATCGAGGTCGCCACCGGCGGGATCTTCATCGGGCTCGGCGTGCGGCTGGCCGTCGACCGCTAA
- a CDS encoding ABC transporter substrate-binding protein translates to MAVLLLAAGCGNPLAGGGEGGATGDIIIGASDVGESLLLAQIYAGALKNAGASNVTVRPPVGSREVVVKALQDKSLSVVPDYSGNLLRYFDKDTQATTSQDVYAQLRQKIPAGFEVLDQAPAEDKDLLVVGPQLASTGVKTFSDLGPRCRDLVFGGPGQWSSRWKDKIKSLYGCEFKEIRTTDTGGPVTVAALKSGDVQVADLFSTSSTIAANGFVPLADDKNMFPAQNIVPLVAKGTLSPGEVAALNRVSAALTTEQLTRLNVEFTEEKRNPLDIAEDFLARNNLKS, encoded by the coding sequence ATGGCCGTCCTGCTACTGGCGGCCGGCTGCGGCAACCCGCTCGCCGGCGGTGGTGAAGGCGGCGCGACCGGCGACATCATCATCGGCGCGTCGGACGTCGGCGAAAGCCTGCTGCTGGCCCAGATCTACGCGGGCGCGCTGAAGAACGCGGGCGCGTCGAACGTCACCGTGCGGCCGCCGGTCGGCAGCCGCGAGGTCGTCGTCAAGGCGCTGCAGGACAAATCGCTGTCCGTCGTGCCGGACTACAGCGGGAACCTGTTGCGGTACTTCGACAAGGACACGCAGGCGACCACCTCGCAGGACGTCTACGCGCAGCTGCGCCAGAAGATCCCGGCGGGTTTCGAGGTGCTGGACCAGGCACCGGCCGAGGACAAGGACCTGCTCGTCGTCGGCCCGCAGCTGGCGTCCACCGGCGTGAAGACGTTCTCGGACCTGGGGCCGCGCTGCCGCGACCTCGTCTTCGGCGGGCCGGGCCAGTGGAGCAGCCGCTGGAAGGACAAGATCAAGTCGTTGTACGGCTGCGAGTTCAAGGAGATCCGCACGACCGACACCGGCGGGCCGGTGACGGTGGCGGCGCTGAAGTCCGGCGACGTCCAGGTGGCGGACCTGTTCAGCACGTCGTCGACGATCGCCGCGAACGGCTTCGTGCCGCTGGCCGACGACAAGAACATGTTCCCGGCGCAGAACATCGTTCCGTTGGTGGCGAAGGGAACGCTGTCGCCTGGCGAGGTAGCCGCGCTGAACCGCGTGTCGGCGGCGCTGACCACCGAACAGCTCACGCGGCTCAACGTCGAGTTCACCGAGGAGAAGCGCAACCCGCTCGACATCGCGGAAGACTTCCTCGCCCGCAACAACCTCAAGTCCTAG
- a CDS encoding multifunctional oxoglutarate decarboxylase/oxoglutarate dehydrogenase thiamine pyrophosphate-binding subunit/dihydrolipoyllysine-residue succinyltransferase subunit — MSSSSPASQFGPNEWLVEEMYDQFLADPSSVDAAWHDFFADFKPTQNAQAKADNARQQAEAKPATNGQAAQPSAKAVQNAESAAKQAAPTKAAPAKPAPKAAPKPAAAKAEPKADAKKEELESKQLRGAAAAIAKNMDASLSVPTATSVRAVPAKLMADNRIVINNHLKRTRGGKISFTHLIGYAMVRALKDFPNLNRHYQQIDGKPFAITPEHVNFGLAIDMKGKDGSRNLVVASVKSVEDMSFLQFWQAYEDIVKKARNNKLTADDFAGTTISLTNPGGIGTNHSVPRLQAGQGAIIGVGAMQYPAAFEGTSEKTLVDLGISKIMTLTSTYDHRIIQGAESGEFLKRIHQLLLGEDGFYDDVFTSLRLPYEPIRWVADIPEGPVDKTARVIELIDAFRMRGHLMADTDPLNYRQRSHADLDVLSHGLTLWDLDREFPVGGFAGQERMKLRDILGVLRNSYCRTVGIEYTHILDPEERRWIQERVEIPHEKPDPAVQKYVLSKLNAAEAFETFLQTKYVGQKRFSLEGGETAIPLLDTLLDKAAEHELDEVVIGMPHRGRLNVLANIVGKPISQIFQEFEGNLDPGQAHGSGDVKYHLGAEGKYFRMFGDGETKVSLTANPSHLETVDPVLEGIVRAKQDLLDKGGEGYTVLPVLMHGDAAFAGQGVVAETLNLSLLRGYRTGGTVHVIVNNQVGFTTAPEHSRSSQYATDVAKMIGSPIFHVNGDDPEAAHWVAKLAVEYRQAFHKDVVIDLICYRRRGHNEGDDPSMTQPAMYDIIDTKRSVRKTYTESLIGRGDISVEEAEAALRDFSSQLEHVFNEVRELEKHPAKASPSVEEEQQVPAKVATAITTKTLEHIGDAFVNVPEGFTPHPRVKPVMERRHKMSREGDIDWAFGELLAFGSLAMESRLVRLSGQDSRRGTFTQRHSVFIDRKTGQEYSPLQNLAEGQGRVMIYDSALSEYAAVGFEYGYSVANPESLVMWEAQFGDFVNGAQTVIDEYISSGEAKWGQRSDVVLLLPHGHEGQGPDHTSGRIERFLSLCAEGSMTVAVPSTPANYFHLLRRHALDGIQRPLVVFTPKSMLRNKAATSPVEDFTGESRFMSVIDDTTPDPAKIRKVLLTSGKLYWELVAERTKREAHDVAIVRIEQYYPLPKKKLVAALERYSNAQQVAWVQEEPENQGAWPFFGLNLPRKFPELLSGLQVVSRRPMAAPSAGSSKVHEVEQKALISKAFD; from the coding sequence GTGTCCAGCAGCAGCCCTGCGTCACAGTTCGGCCCCAACGAGTGGCTGGTCGAAGAGATGTACGACCAGTTCCTCGCCGACCCTTCCTCAGTCGATGCCGCATGGCACGACTTCTTCGCGGACTTCAAGCCGACGCAGAACGCGCAGGCCAAGGCGGACAACGCCCGGCAGCAGGCCGAAGCCAAGCCGGCCACCAACGGCCAGGCCGCGCAGCCGTCGGCCAAGGCCGTGCAGAACGCGGAGTCGGCGGCCAAGCAGGCCGCCCCCACGAAGGCCGCGCCCGCGAAGCCGGCGCCGAAGGCGGCTCCCAAGCCCGCCGCGGCCAAGGCCGAGCCGAAGGCCGACGCGAAGAAGGAAGAGCTGGAGTCGAAGCAGCTGCGCGGTGCCGCGGCCGCCATCGCGAAGAACATGGACGCCTCGCTGAGCGTCCCCACGGCGACCAGCGTGCGCGCGGTCCCGGCCAAGCTGATGGCGGACAACCGCATCGTCATCAACAACCACCTCAAGCGCACGCGTGGCGGCAAGATCTCCTTCACGCACCTCATCGGCTACGCCATGGTGCGCGCGCTGAAGGACTTCCCGAACCTCAACCGGCACTACCAGCAGATCGACGGCAAGCCGTTCGCGATCACGCCGGAGCACGTCAACTTCGGGCTCGCGATCGACATGAAGGGCAAGGACGGGTCCCGCAACCTCGTCGTCGCCTCGGTCAAGTCCGTCGAGGACATGTCGTTCCTGCAGTTCTGGCAGGCCTACGAGGACATCGTCAAGAAGGCCCGCAACAACAAGCTCACCGCGGACGACTTCGCCGGCACCACGATCTCGCTGACCAACCCCGGCGGCATCGGCACCAACCACTCGGTGCCGCGCCTGCAGGCCGGCCAGGGCGCCATCATCGGCGTCGGCGCCATGCAGTACCCGGCGGCGTTCGAAGGCACCAGCGAGAAGACGCTGGTCGACCTCGGCATCAGCAAGATCATGACGCTGACCTCGACCTACGACCACCGCATCATCCAGGGCGCGGAGTCCGGCGAGTTCCTCAAGCGCATCCACCAGCTGCTGCTCGGTGAAGACGGCTTCTACGACGACGTCTTCACCAGCCTGCGCCTGCCGTACGAGCCGATCCGCTGGGTCGCCGACATCCCCGAGGGCCCGGTCGACAAGACCGCCCGCGTGATCGAGCTCATCGACGCGTTCCGGATGCGCGGCCACCTGATGGCCGACACCGACCCGCTGAACTACCGCCAGCGCAGCCACGCCGACCTGGACGTCCTGTCCCACGGCCTGACGCTCTGGGACCTCGACCGCGAGTTCCCGGTCGGTGGCTTCGCCGGCCAGGAGCGGATGAAGCTGCGCGACATCCTGGGTGTGCTGCGCAACTCCTACTGCCGCACGGTCGGCATCGAGTACACGCACATCCTCGACCCCGAGGAGCGCCGCTGGATCCAGGAGCGCGTCGAGATCCCGCACGAGAAGCCGGACCCCGCGGTCCAGAAGTACGTGCTCTCGAAGCTGAACGCCGCCGAGGCGTTCGAGACGTTCCTGCAGACCAAGTACGTCGGCCAGAAGCGCTTCTCGCTGGAGGGCGGCGAGACGGCGATCCCGCTGCTCGACACGCTGCTGGACAAGGCCGCCGAGCACGAGCTCGACGAGGTCGTCATCGGCATGCCGCACCGCGGCCGCCTGAACGTGCTGGCCAACATCGTCGGCAAGCCGATCAGCCAGATCTTCCAGGAGTTCGAGGGCAACCTCGACCCGGGCCAGGCGCACGGTTCCGGTGACGTGAAGTACCACCTCGGCGCCGAGGGCAAGTACTTCCGCATGTTCGGCGACGGCGAGACGAAGGTGTCGCTGACGGCGAACCCGTCGCACCTGGAGACCGTGGACCCGGTGCTCGAGGGCATCGTCCGCGCGAAGCAGGACCTCCTGGACAAGGGCGGCGAGGGCTACACCGTGCTGCCGGTCCTGATGCACGGCGACGCGGCCTTCGCGGGCCAGGGCGTCGTCGCCGAGACGCTGAACCTGTCGCTGCTACGCGGGTACCGCACCGGTGGCACCGTGCACGTGATCGTCAACAACCAGGTCGGCTTCACGACCGCGCCGGAGCACTCGCGCTCGTCGCAGTACGCCACCGACGTCGCGAAGATGATCGGCTCGCCGATCTTCCACGTGAACGGCGACGACCCCGAAGCCGCGCACTGGGTGGCCAAGCTGGCCGTCGAGTACCGGCAGGCGTTCCACAAGGACGTCGTCATCGACCTGATCTGCTACCGCCGCCGCGGCCACAACGAGGGCGACGACCCCTCGATGACGCAGCCGGCGATGTACGACATCATCGACACGAAGCGTTCGGTGCGGAAGACCTACACCGAGTCGCTGATCGGCCGCGGCGACATCTCCGTCGAGGAGGCCGAAGCCGCGCTGCGCGACTTCTCGAGCCAGCTGGAGCACGTCTTCAACGAGGTCCGGGAGCTGGAGAAGCACCCGGCGAAGGCGAGCCCCTCGGTCGAGGAGGAGCAGCAGGTGCCGGCCAAGGTAGCTACGGCCATCACGACGAAGACGCTGGAGCACATCGGCGACGCGTTCGTGAACGTGCCGGAGGGCTTCACGCCGCACCCGCGCGTCAAGCCGGTCATGGAGCGCCGCCACAAGATGTCCCGCGAAGGCGACATCGACTGGGCGTTCGGCGAGCTGCTCGCGTTCGGGTCGCTGGCGATGGAGAGCCGCCTGGTGCGGCTGTCCGGTCAGGACTCCCGCCGCGGCACGTTCACGCAGCGGCACTCGGTGTTCATCGACCGCAAGACCGGCCAGGAGTACTCGCCGCTGCAGAACCTGGCCGAGGGCCAGGGCCGCGTGATGATCTACGACTCGGCGCTGTCGGAGTACGCGGCCGTCGGCTTCGAGTACGGCTACTCGGTCGCCAACCCCGAGTCGCTCGTGATGTGGGAAGCGCAGTTCGGTGACTTCGTCAACGGCGCGCAGACCGTCATCGACGAGTACATCTCCTCGGGCGAGGCCAAGTGGGGCCAGCGCTCGGACGTCGTGCTGCTGCTGCCGCACGGCCACGAGGGCCAGGGCCCGGACCACACCTCCGGCCGCATCGAGCGCTTCCTCTCGCTGTGCGCGGAGGGCTCGATGACGGTGGCGGTCCCGTCCACCCCGGCGAACTACTTCCACCTGCTGCGCCGGCACGCCCTCGACGGCATCCAGCGCCCGCTGGTCGTCTTCACGCCGAAGTCGATGCTGCGCAACAAGGCCGCGACGTCGCCGGTCGAGGACTTCACCGGCGAAAGCCGGTTCATGTCGGTCATCGACGACACGACGCCGGACCCGGCGAAGATCCGCAAGGTGCTGCTGACCTCCGGGAAGCTGTACTGGGAGCTGGTCGCGGAGCGGACGAAGCGCGAGGCGCACGACGTCGCGATCGTCCGCATCGAGCAGTACTACCCACTGCCGAAGAAGAAGCTGGTGGCGGCGCTGGAGCGGTACTCGAACGCGCAGCAGGTCGCGTGGGTCCAGGAGGAGCCGGAAAACCAGGGCGCGTGGCCGTTCTTCGGCCTGAACCTGCCCCGGAAGTTCCCGGAGCTGCTCTCGGGTCTGCAGGTCGTCTCGCGCCGTCCGATGGCGGCCCCGTCGGCGGGTTCGTCGAAGGTGCACGAGGTCGAGCAGAAGGCGCTGATCTCGAAGGCGTTCGACTGA
- a CDS encoding ABC transporter permease, with protein sequence MITDLFHWFGDPAHWSGPDGVPQRLLEHLGYTALSLVIALVIAVPLGLFVGHTGRGGVALVSVGNAIRALPTLGLVTFLFLLFTESVTSTIIGLVVLAVPPILAGTYAGLQATDHGVVDAAEGVGMTGWQRLWKVEVPISLPLVLGGIRNAVLQLVATAAVAAYVGLGGLGRFLLDGLAILDYSEVIAGALLTTLLAIVLDLLFALLNRALVPRGVRLATAAATGKKVTA encoded by the coding sequence GTGATCACCGATCTCTTCCACTGGTTCGGCGACCCGGCGCACTGGTCCGGGCCGGACGGCGTGCCGCAGCGGCTGCTGGAACACCTGGGCTACACCGCTTTGTCGCTCGTGATCGCGTTGGTCATCGCCGTCCCCTTGGGACTGTTCGTCGGCCACACCGGCCGCGGCGGCGTCGCGCTGGTGAGCGTGGGCAACGCGATCCGCGCACTGCCGACGCTGGGGCTCGTCACGTTCTTGTTCTTGCTGTTCACCGAAAGCGTCACCTCGACGATCATCGGGCTCGTCGTGCTGGCCGTGCCGCCGATCCTGGCCGGGACGTACGCCGGGCTGCAGGCGACCGACCACGGCGTGGTCGACGCGGCCGAGGGCGTCGGGATGACCGGCTGGCAGCGGCTCTGGAAGGTGGAGGTGCCGATCTCGCTGCCGCTCGTGCTCGGCGGCATCCGCAACGCCGTGCTGCAGCTCGTCGCGACCGCCGCGGTGGCCGCGTACGTCGGACTCGGTGGCCTCGGCCGGTTCCTGCTCGACGGACTGGCTATTTTGGACTATTCCGAGGTGATCGCGGGCGCGCTGCTGACGACGTTGCTCGCCATCGTCCTGGACCTGCTCTTCGCGCTGCTGAACCGGGCGCTGGTGCCCCGGGGTGTCCGGCTCGCGACGGCGGCGGCGACCGGCAAGAAGGTGACGGCGTGA
- a CDS encoding S8 family serine peptidase, translating to MRLVTKIGVVAAVSALTALSGNAVATASEGTIVGAGGADAVKDSYIVVFKDGTAAESKAKEVTSRHGGTVARTFSAALRGFTGTMSETQAKRIAADPAVSTVEQNKVVRASADQLNPPSWGLDRVDQRNLPLDQKYSYSTTASNVHAYVIDTGINLTHSTFGGRATSGYDFVDNDSDATDCQGHGTHVAGTIGGSQYGLAKEVKLVAVRVLNCSGSGTTAGVISGVDWVTANAVKPAVANMSLGGGASSTLDSAVQRSINAGITYGLAAGNDNGANACNGSPGRVAAGITVGATTSTDARASYSNIGTCLDIFAPGSGITSSWIGSSTATNTISGTSMATPHVVGAAALYLAANTGATPQQVRDALVANGTTGKVTNAGTGSPNVLLYTGTGTTPPPPTCGTVTNGTDVAIPDNGAAVTSTVSVSGCNRNASATTAVEVHIVHTYVGDLVIDLVAPDGSAYRLKNSSNDSSNDINTTYSANVSGEAANGTWTLRVQDVAAIDTGRIDTWSLTV from the coding sequence ATGCGCCTGGTGACCAAGATCGGGGTCGTCGCCGCCGTTTCGGCGTTGACGGCGTTGAGCGGCAACGCCGTCGCGACGGCGAGCGAAGGGACGATCGTCGGGGCCGGCGGCGCCGACGCCGTCAAGGACAGCTACATCGTCGTGTTCAAGGACGGCACGGCGGCGGAGAGCAAGGCGAAGGAAGTCACGAGCCGCCACGGCGGCACCGTCGCGAGGACGTTCTCCGCGGCCCTGCGCGGCTTCACCGGCACGATGTCCGAAACGCAGGCGAAGCGCATCGCCGCCGACCCCGCGGTGTCCACTGTGGAGCAGAACAAGGTCGTGCGGGCGAGCGCCGACCAGCTGAACCCGCCGTCGTGGGGGCTGGACCGGGTCGACCAGCGGAACCTGCCGCTCGACCAGAAGTACAGCTACAGCACGACGGCGTCGAACGTGCACGCGTACGTGATCGACACCGGCATCAACCTCACGCACAGCACCTTCGGCGGCCGCGCGACGTCGGGCTACGACTTCGTCGACAACGACAGTGACGCCACCGACTGCCAGGGCCACGGCACGCACGTCGCCGGCACCATCGGCGGCTCGCAGTACGGCCTGGCCAAGGAGGTCAAGCTGGTCGCCGTGCGCGTGCTCAACTGCAGCGGCTCCGGCACGACCGCCGGCGTCATCTCCGGCGTCGACTGGGTGACGGCGAACGCGGTCAAGCCGGCCGTCGCGAACATGAGCCTCGGTGGCGGCGCTTCGAGCACGCTGGACTCGGCGGTGCAGCGCTCGATCAACGCGGGCATCACCTACGGCCTCGCGGCGGGCAACGACAACGGCGCCAACGCGTGCAACGGCTCCCCGGGCCGCGTCGCGGCGGGCATCACCGTCGGCGCGACGACGTCGACCGACGCCCGCGCGAGCTACTCCAACATCGGCACCTGCCTCGACATCTTCGCGCCGGGCAGCGGCATCACGTCGTCGTGGATCGGCAGCAGCACCGCCACCAACACGATCAGCGGCACGTCGATGGCCACCCCGCACGTCGTCGGCGCGGCGGCGCTGTACCTGGCTGCCAACACCGGCGCGACGCCGCAGCAGGTCCGCGACGCCCTCGTCGCGAACGGCACCACCGGCAAGGTGACCAACGCCGGCACCGGCTCGCCGAACGTCCTGCTCTACACCGGCACCGGCACGACCCCGCCGCCGCCGACCTGCGGCACCGTCACCAACGGCACCGATGTCGCCATCCCCGACAACGGCGCCGCCGTGACCAGCACGGTGAGCGTGTCGGGCTGCAACCGCAACGCGTCCGCGACGACGGCCGTGGAGGTCCACATCGTCCACACCTACGTCGGCGACCTGGTGATCGACCTGGTCGCGCCGGACGGGTCGGCCTACCGGCTGAAGAACTCCAGCAACGACTCGAGCAACGACATCAACACGACCTACAGCGCGAACGTCTCGGGTGAGGCCGCGAACGGCACCTGGACGCTGCGGGTCCAGGACGTCGCCGCGATCGACACCGGGCGCATCGACACCTGGTCGCTGACCGTCTGA
- a CDS encoding GNAT family N-acetyltransferase: MLIRRATPADQAAIHRVHSEAFRRAEGVTPVEAPLVDDLRAAGDLIDALSLVAMRDGEVVGHVCCSPARLGEDSASAVGLGPLGVLPAHQARGVGSALVHAVLGAADALGHGLVVLLGDPAYYARFGFVTASTLSITAPDPAWGKHFQARTLSGYKSTQAGAFEYAPAFSRV; this comes from the coding sequence ATGCTGATCCGCCGCGCGACCCCGGCCGACCAGGCCGCGATCCACCGAGTCCACAGCGAAGCGTTCCGGCGTGCGGAGGGCGTGACGCCGGTCGAGGCGCCGCTCGTGGACGACCTGCGCGCCGCGGGCGACCTGATCGACGCGCTGTCCCTGGTCGCGATGCGCGACGGCGAGGTCGTCGGGCACGTGTGCTGCAGCCCCGCCCGCCTCGGCGAGGACAGCGCGTCCGCGGTCGGGCTCGGCCCGCTCGGCGTGCTGCCCGCGCACCAGGCGCGCGGCGTCGGCTCGGCGCTCGTGCACGCGGTCCTCGGTGCGGCGGACGCGCTCGGCCACGGCCTCGTCGTCCTGCTCGGCGACCCGGCCTACTACGCGCGGTTCGGCTTCGTCACCGCGTCGACGCTTTCGATCACCGCACCCGACCCGGCCTGGGGCAAGCACTTCCAGGCCCGGACGCTGTCGGGGTACAAGTCCACCCAGGCGGGCGCGTTCGAGTACGCGCCGGCTTTCTCCCGGGTCTGA